The sequence GGTGTTAagagttttgttgtcttttttcagTCAAACCTTACCTATTTAATACTTAAATTTTGACGTCAAGGATTCCGGGTTTAATTTCTGGCGCTGTGTAAACTTTTCACCTTCTAGTTTCATTTAACACTCAACGATGAAGCTTTATGCTTCGTCCTCGGTTTGTGGTGGCGGCGTTCTCATGGCGATGAGGCAAATTTGCCAACGCAGCGgaagcgccgtgagagcgccgtcaggTAGAATGGGGGCACAACGTCCGGCAGAGCAGCACAGTTAAGTTTTGCTTGATGATTTAGACTTTTTGTCTGCATCATGCTTAGCGaactttaaatgatcgaaatcctTTAATCTTAAATTAATAAatcgttgctaaggctgttgctaaggaggtttcagatcgcaCTTAACAACAACTTCAATGCATAGAAATTACTTTTTCTGTAGTGTTTTGCTGTACTGACCTCAGTAGAAGTGTAAGGAAAAGTGCTATAATGTTTAACGTTTAGCAGACGCAGAAACAAGTGTCCTTTCTGTCAGAATCTTGTTGCAACAAAACTGATGCTCAGGCCATTGGTACGGGGGTattcagtcatgtttcaagcaaagGAAAGCAAAGAGTCGAAGTTTCCTGTTACATGATTTTACTCCTGTCATCTCCTATATCATGTATTACTGTTGAAAtaataattgattggaaatgcTAATTTCTACATGGAGATATAAGAATACCCGAAAAGGaattgattttacacatttttatttttgctctTTTACGTCATTCAGTAGATACTTACTACATCACTGCGTATATGTAGTATGTCGCATACAATAAAGAATACTCGTGGAAAGGACTACATCATGCATGTTGAAAATTTATCTACAAACAAGGCGATGTAATAAAGATCAAGGACAAGGCTATTCTGTGATGAGTACAAGTGTATTGTACTTTGTCACCGATACAGTATAAAGCGCGAACTGCAGAATAAGGTGTATGCAATACGATATTCCCTCTATACCTGGATGACTTAATTTTCGTCGTGACCGCACGCCTGACCTCACGGCTGAATGGTGATCTCAGAACTGCTGACCTCAGGACGGCTTTAGAACTGAAGTGCCTGTCATATGGGTAGAGTTAtgaaataatcataataataagTTGAAACATATAATAACTACGCTTTCAGTTGTTCCGTGTTTTAAGATAAAGATTTCTTTTAATGATGTGAAACGCAGAAGAAATCCGCAGAAAATAACAATATTTGATGCTGTAAAGTAATTCAGTAATTTTTCATAGTCAATATTGCCACATGACTTATCTGAGCAACTTTTCCTGAAGAAAAACACTGGGATGGTGGAAAATCATCTAATCTTTGTGTCAAAAAACTATAAACTAATCCTTATCAGAAACATTttattaaccctcaagcacccgacctttttttgcgactaaaatgaccgagtgggtccaaacggaccccaaaatgttttgttcataaaatctcagtaccatttcttatcggcgaccattgtatatacattgctttgtCAATTAAattggaagattttgagatgttaagatgttgctaattccaactcattatcataatttatgcaaaagttcataaggaccacgttttgcactaaaccaattccgaccagataggtgaattttgaggccctcagcaatatttatgtcgcataactcatgcacggctagagctaaagcttcGAAACCTGGTAATTTATCACGAAATATTGttcgcaaaagtttttggtcaataaagtaagtttatcatcttccgcggttgccatggtaaccataTTCTAagaggcatatttttgccaaaattcgacaatttcaatttaaacaaggttttcttggtaaactacacctgttttctgacaaaaattaaattctatgaaattcaatgtaatttttatgACTTAAAATctataaattatgctaatttcatgacgtcattgttaaaaatccaagatggccgccctgattaggtaaatgGCGTCATAATGTCGCCACATTACATGTTAATGACACAGAAATTTCTGTTAGGATtaaggtttacattcttattatcgtctaaaagtttggtagttATACTAAatgtggttaaggagttagcttCCAAAGTTTGCTtcaaaaactgcacatttttgccggGGTctgtttggaccccagacggactgaacacaaactttctttataatttccacattattgtaccaatctttgcgaaaacttagcagaagacatattgactgaaaAAGTCACGGAGTGATTTTTTATTCAGATAAGAAATGTTCAAAtgacacttcaaaatgtacgcctggggtccaaaaggaccccactcgggtgtttgaggttTATAAAAGCATCCTCACCCCAGTTCCTCCCTCCAGCAGCTTCCTGTAGGCCGCTATCTCCACGTCCAGCGACATCTTGATGTTCATCAGCTCCTGGTACTCCACGCTGTGCTGGGTCATCTCCCCCCTCATCCTCTCGATCTGCCGCTCCAGTTCGGCAATAGCGACCTTATACTCCGCAATCTCCCTCAGTCGGCGGGCCTCTGTTTCCGCCATGGTCGACTCCAGCGAACCTGACTATTATAAAAACAGGTAAGAAAATACattaaatactagtaacatcTACTAACATATACTCCACTCTGTATAAACGTGTataaagacatttcaaaagCAACATGCCCCATCTGGTGTGCAGTATGGGGCAGGTGGCTGCACTGTAGATCACTCACACTGTTATTCAATATTAACAAATATAACAAAGTACATGacagtgccacattgttctcATCTCTCCAAAGCAAATAGAGAAATAATCGTTAAATCGTCACATCgttattttttcttttgcagtttCATAATTGCCTCACGTTGGTTTCTAATGTGGAATTCAAGCATTTTTGTCAATGGACAATATTATCGTTAAAAATGTGAAGGTTATTGCCTTTCGCAATTTTGAGTTTCTTCGTCAGATTTTCATATGCTTAGGACAGCACACTATATCTTAAATATACTGtatgttatatatgtatgtCTATCACTGCATGCCACCACTATATCACGTTGGTTACTAGTTCTTTTATATGGTAGCCAGTATTATAATAAGACGATGATCCAACCTTGCTCCTTAGTGCCTCCGTCTCGCCGGTGATGGACTGTAGAGTCACCTTCAGGTTGGTCAGCTCGGACCGGAGGGCGAGCAGAGCCTCGTTATCCGCCTCCCGCTGCCGGGACAGCTCGCTGAACTAAGTGTTGAAACAAATTCAACTTTAGCTTGTTTTTGTTCTATGTGTGCATCGTTGTTTCTttgtatatctgttgtttctgacTTCATGTTACATCATACATgtgagctggtgtgttacgccgaagggcgttTGTACAAGCAATATAGATACAAATGCGGATACAGACACCGGCGTCAAGCCTagttactctgtgacactggagggtaacctccagtaacagagtattgtaatcactttgtgcgttgagtgttcgcacctatatctctatgttccgtaggccgcaatcgcatgtggattggcatgtcgtctgtactcggttgggaaatgatgcacgttattttttttcgccgtaCTTAGCTGAAAactataaccagcttattttcactcggatttcatcactacttggtattctTACCGAAAACATGTGAACATTTTCAgtccattttcatggggttttagtgttatatgttgaaaaaatgtacgTTTAAGAATAataatccaaaatggcggatagctaaactacagatgatgTCATTTCAaaaaattgatgacgtcattttgacatCGTTGCGTCGACCTTTGACAACAGAAGTATTATTAACACttgaatattgataagaaacctttttTAGTAATTTTGTGTATTTAGGTATGATGGGAATCACCcgtttgatgacgtcataattacgtcatataacgtcataatgatataagaaTTTATTGCAGTATGAAACTTGACGAGCATATCgcccccctgcaaatttggtgatcgtacagtaagcagttttgaaaatacgaaggggggggggggcgaataaGCACCCCACACCCCCACCCACCCCGGCCAGGGAATGCcccaaaagcccagtctggataaggTTAATTTCGTAAAACAGATTTCTACTAGGGAAAAATACCAAAGAAAAAACACCAACAAACGAGCGATTCATTTCTCGTTTTCAACGTATATTGGTATATTTCCTATATCCGTACTCTGATGAATAAGGTCGTTTTTTTAAAAGGCCGTTTAAATTAAGATAACACAAAACCCAACATATGTTTGCAGTGCCAGTGGGTAAAACATTCCATCTCTTCTCACCTTGACCTTGTACTTGGCCTCGGCCTCCTCCCTGTTGGCTTGGCCCATGATCTCGTACTGCAGGCGGATCTCACTCAGCGTCTCGCTCAGGTCTGGGCCAGCGAAGAATGGCGTCTCCGTCTCAGCTATGGCCACGGCCTCGTTCAGCTGGCTCTGCACCCACCTTGTCTCCTGTATGGGAAACACATCAATTGCATATTGAGAAACGAGAGGACCATATACAGTTTACACACTGCgtgaaataaaagtttaagtgGGAACTCTTCAATGATTTGGTAGTATTTTTGCAACGGAAAGCTATTTCGAAAGGTACATTCTTTTTTCGTTAGTGAACATGTACCAGGAAGAAGAGCTTAAAAATTCACGAGGTTTCTAACGCTATAAAGACATATTTACCTCATCATAGACCTTCTTTAGGAACTCAATCTCCTCCTGTGCTGTGGTCAGCCTGTTTTCCACTCCAACACGCTCCACAGTCGCCGCACCCACCTCCTGAAACGGTAATTCAAACATCTTGTATGATTTATATAATACTCCAAACTAAAGCTATAAATCGGATATGTTTACCgcatatcagcaccatggagatCTAATGGAACGACAAACACACCTTCTTGACCGATGCAAGCTCAGCCCTCCTTGCTGCATTTGCAGTAGTCTCGGCCTCGCATCTGTCAGGAATCGAAGTGAATAGAAACTTTGAATTGTATGTTAATTCACAATTCGACATGTTCTACTCTGATGATACCTTTCATTCCACTTTTAGCTATGAATTGCTATTTAGATAAATCAATAAAcattttcttgatttctttttatttcgTTTTAAAGTATTATTCCTGACTTACTTCGCCTGCCACTCCTCGGCCTGTGCCTGCCAGCTGGCCCTCTCGGCCTCCTGCTGAGTCGTCTCCTGGGTGAGCTGGTCCACCAGCGCGCGCAGCTCCGCCAGCTCCGTCTCGTACACCACCGTGATGTTCGTCTCCTCGCTCCGACTCGCCTCCTCGATCCGGATCTGGGTCGTCAGCTTGGTGTTGCGCTCCTGCAGGGACCGCACCTTCTCGATGTAGCTGGCAAAGCGGTCGTTCAGGACCACCAGCTCTCTCTTCTCGCCGCTGCGGGTCACCCTGGCGTCAGCGAGGGTCTGCACCGCCCCATCGGTGGCGTGGTAATACTTTCCGCCGCCGACTCCAGCTCGTGATTTGGTGGCCATGGCGTGTCTTCAGAGATTCCTGTCCAGACCGTCTAGGCGATATGTTCTGGTGCCAGAGTTCTGGTTCTTTACAG comes from Branchiostoma floridae strain S238N-H82 chromosome 2, Bfl_VNyyK, whole genome shotgun sequence and encodes:
- the LOC118432811 gene encoding non-neuronal cytoplasmic intermediate filament protein-like isoform X3: MATKSRAGVGGGKYYHATDGAVQTLADARVTRSGEKRELVVLNDRFASYIEKVRSLQERNTKLTTQIRIEEASRSEETNITVVYETELAELRALVDQLTQETTQQEAERASWQAQAEEWQAKCEAETTANAARRAELASVKKEVGAATVERVGVENRLTTAQEEIEFLKKVYDEETRWVQSQLNEAVAIAETETPFFAGPDLSETLSEIRLQYEIMGQANREEAEAKYKVKFSELSRQREADNEALLALRSELTNLKVTLQSITGETEALRSKSGSLESTMAETEARRLREIAEYKVAIAELERQIERMRGEMTQHSVEYQELMNIKMSLDVEIAAYRKLLEGGTGALQV